The following proteins are encoded in a genomic region of Cryptomeria japonica chromosome 11, Sugi_1.0, whole genome shotgun sequence:
- the LOC131038128 gene encoding two-component response regulator ORR23, producing the protein MDSSESQRGRKLGMAKPRARIAEESRSMKQIENFSPKGLKVLVVDDDPLCLMVLERMLRQCDYNVTTCTRVTEAIAMVMEKKDRFDLVMSDVYMPNEDGFHLLEVIGLTLDLPVIMMSGNAETSTVMKGITHGACDYLIKPVRMEELRNIWQHVVRRRGRENLRSEEYCGESDHEYKVAESSDSSSKKRKDSENLEYSSEIIDDISSLKKSRIHWTVQLHQQFVVAVNQLGIDKAVPKRIIEIMGVHGLTRENVASHLQKYRLYLKRLSGSIPEPYPVASFQAAEDGKSGGTMQVQPGGKSPHASPAPGGVKGINLGVGVNPKAGFRLGRIDQATLKSLEQYRAYEQKLAANRAQVLGGIGILPSKQSNVGQLADTKGAGLQRMASVDLSLLWKAQRDDDTANQNQQRASVVDDSATQSLKVSVKVEEDSFSAPIESFSAPKHSTSRHSRARSMSAECSNTFPSTTFHISEPEKSLLSRGLLLEGSTSNMDSREMQIDPGVDLFDSFVDDYGLTSIEAPSEMHPHQQGFDNAAFQGCQDPLSYAPEDISGYLLEDILPKSG; encoded by the exons ATGGATTCGTCAGAGTCCCAGCGGGGTCGAAAATTAGGGATGGCGAAACCCCGCGCCAGAATTGCAGAAGAGTCTCGATCCATGAAACAAATAGAGAACTTTTCTCCCAAGGGCTTGAAGGTTCTGGTTGTGGATGATGATCCTTTGTGCCTCATGGTTCTCGAAAGAATGCTACGCCAGTGCGATTACAACG TGACAACATGTACTCGGGTTACAGAAGCAATAGCCATGGTGATGGAAAAGAAAGATCGTTTTGATCTCGTGATGAGCGATGTCTACATGCCAAATGAGGATGGTTTCCATTTACTGGAGGTCATAGGATTAACGCTCGATTTGCCCGTAATTA TGATGTCGGGAAATGCTGAAACGAGTACGGTAATGAAGGGAATAACTCACGGAGCATGCGATTATTTGATAAAGCCTGTGAGAATGGAAGAACTAAGAAATATATGGCAGCATGTTGTTCGGAGACGGGGAAGAGAAAACCTGAGATCGGAGGAATATTGTGGGGAAAGTGACCATGAATATAAAGTGGCGGAATCCTCTGACTCCTCTTCCAAAAAGAGGAAGGATTCCGAGAATTTGGAGTACTCCAGCGAAATAATAGACGATATAAGTAGCCTGAAGAAGTCTAGAATACACTGGACCGTGCAACTTCATCAACAATTCGTTGTTGCAGTAAATCAATTAGGAATAGATA AGGCGGTCCCCAAGAGAATAATAGAGATCATGGGCGTACATGGTCTCACACGAGAGAATGTTGCAAGCCATCTTCAG AAGTATCGTTTGTACTTGAAGCGACTGAGCGGGTCAATTCCTGAACCATACCCAGTGGCTTCGTTCCAGGCTGCTGAGGACGGAAAATCGGGTGGCACCATGCAAGTGCAACCTGGGGGGAAAAGCCCCCATGCCTCACCGGCTCCTGGAGGAGTGAAGGGCATAAACTTGGGTGTTGGGGTGAATCCCAAGGCAGGTTTTCGACTGGGTCGAATAGACCAAGCTACACTCAAATCATTGGAGCAGTACCGAGCTTACGAACAGAAGCTGGCTGCTAATCGAGCTCAAGTCTTGGGAGGTATCGGAATATTGCCCTCTAAGCAATCAAATGTTGGGCAGCTAGCAGATACAAAAGGTGCTGGGCTCCAAAGAATGGCTTCTGTAGATCTAAGTTTGCTATGGAAAGCTCAACGTGATGATGACACTGCTAACCAAAATCAACAAAGAGCAAGCGTAGTTGATGATTCAGCCACCCAGAGTCTGAAAGTATCTGTGAAAGTGGAGGAAGACTCTTTTTCTGCTCCCATCGAGTCTTTTTCTGCTCCTAAGCATTCTACTTCCAGACACTCAAGGGCACGCAGTATGAGCGCTGAATGCTCTAATACCTTTCCTAGTACAACTTTCCACATATCAGAACCAGAAAAATCTTTGCTAAGTCGGGGTCTCTTGCTGGAGGGAAGCACAAGCAACATGGATAGCAGAGAGATGCAGATAGATCCTGGTGTTGATTTATTTGATAGCTTTGTAGACGACTATGGATTAACTTCAATTGAAGCACCTTCTGAAATGCATCCACACCAGCAGGGATTTGATAATGCGGCCTTTCAGGGATGTCAAGATCCCTTGTCCTATGCACCCGAGGACATTTCAGGTTACCTCTTAGAAGATATCCTTCCTAAGTCTGGTTAG